The genomic interval CGCCGCCTGCAATCCCTCGATGACCATCGCGGCGGTCGCCGAACGGGCGCTGGAACACCTGGTCCGCGAGGACGTCGGCACCGTGATCTGAGCGTTGTCCGGCGCGCCGCGCCCATGCTAGTGTTCGGACAGGTGTCCGGCCATGTGTTTCAGTGAGAGGGCAAGCCATGCCACGTTTCGAGCCGAATCCCGCTCGCCGTCCCGTGCTGATCGCGGGCGCGTCCTCGGGGATCGGTGCGGCCAGCGCCGTCGCGCTGGCCGCGCTCGGCCATCCCGTCGCGCTGGGAGCCCGGCGCGTCGACCAGTGCGAAGAGCTGGCGGAGAAGATTCGCGCCGACGGGGGCGAGGCGATCGCCCACCGCCTCGACGTCACCGATCAGGCGTCCGTCGACGAGTTCGTGACGGCGGCCGAACAGGCGCACGGGCCCACCGAGATCCTCGTCTCCGGTGCCGGAGACCTGGAGTTCTCGCTGATTCACGAGATGGACCCGGAGCGGTTCGCCGCGCAGGTGCAGGTGCATCTGATCGGCCCGCAGCGGCTCGCGCACCGGGTGCTGCCGGGGATGATCGAGCGGCGGCGCGGCGACTTCGTCATCATCGGCTCGGACTGCGCGCCGGATCCACGACCGCGCACGGGCGCCTACAGCGCGTCCAAGGCCGGGCTGGAGGCGCTGACCGATCAGCTGCGAATGGAATTGGAGGGCACCGGGGTTCGCGCCTCGCTGGTCCGGCCGGGCCCCACCAAGACCGGCATGGGCGGCGACGCGTCATCGGAGGTCATCGGCCCGCTGATCGACGACTGGGTGAAGTGGGGCTTCGCCCGCCATCCCTATCTGTTGCGCGCATCGGATATGGCCGCCGCGGTCGTGGCGGTGGTCGGGACGCCGCGCGGGGCGCACCTCGTGCTGGTCGAGGTGCAGCCCGAGGCGCCGTTGCGGGAGCTCGGGGAGCCCGCCCGGCAGGAGTGAGGTCGGCGGTAGACCTGCGAAAGACGTTCGGCCGGTGGTGAATTCACCACCGGCCGAACGTCTTTTCGCGGTCGTGCCTAGGCGTGTTCCTGCGCGA from Nocardia wallacei carries:
- a CDS encoding SDR family oxidoreductase, producing the protein MPRFEPNPARRPVLIAGASSGIGAASAVALAALGHPVALGARRVDQCEELAEKIRADGGEAIAHRLDVTDQASVDEFVTAAEQAHGPTEILVSGAGDLEFSLIHEMDPERFAAQVQVHLIGPQRLAHRVLPGMIERRRGDFVIIGSDCAPDPRPRTGAYSASKAGLEALTDQLRMELEGTGVRASLVRPGPTKTGMGGDASSEVIGPLIDDWVKWGFARHPYLLRASDMAAAVVAVVGTPRGAHLVLVEVQPEAPLRELGEPARQE